A single genomic interval of Vibrio gallicus harbors:
- a CDS encoding PglL family O-oligosaccharyltransferase, with translation MATLLTSGTQLHKKLAAVPLNKRFLIAVGAAFLVAAHFFTPNPGGAGLMLSFNPPVWVAISVALGIAAYQTARNRVVRYSKLSIALLVSCILLTLPVFYPNAEPIFALPRLSGLWAGLALLFALQQFRFSNEEKQRLLWFILLAVLIEALLGWAQYTLFSQGNFMGYNTIRNRPYGIFQQPNVMASFLSTGLVLSGYLLARQPHTKYLHWRYKLVLLYATPILTIPLLIVLASRTGWLGALISLALLLPYVYRFAARNRSYLWLSMLGLGFIVGIGLTQIGSNQSLLQQKTDLESPRAYTFPQTLDMLIERPLSGYGYGQFETEYTVYTARQHQLNSDYPAGLPAMDHPHNELLYWGVEGGVVPLFGLLLAMGYVLYWLNKAKHGTRIGILALFVPIVLHTQLEYPFYHSAIHWISFIILIYWVDQRGGRAYLFKFGRSSKLALRVSSLLLPIFCSVFMISALQTNYVLTSFERSKPKDPNILDKVTNPVVWKDRYEWDINSTFLQLGLATRNPKYIQTFIDWAQEFVKHKPRPAIYKNLIIAYQGQSEEMLAEEVRGEAKFLFPKVDFDNISLVTVEQKTASATNQ, from the coding sequence ATGGCTACCCTTTTAACTTCCGGAACACAACTACACAAAAAGTTAGCCGCCGTCCCACTAAATAAACGGTTCTTAATTGCGGTTGGAGCGGCCTTTTTAGTTGCGGCTCATTTCTTCACCCCCAACCCAGGAGGGGCTGGATTAATGTTGTCATTCAACCCGCCCGTATGGGTGGCTATTTCGGTAGCATTAGGTATCGCAGCCTATCAAACCGCACGTAATAGAGTTGTACGTTATTCAAAGCTATCAATTGCACTATTAGTCAGTTGCATACTGTTAACCCTACCCGTCTTTTATCCAAATGCAGAGCCTATATTCGCTCTGCCTAGGCTTAGCGGACTATGGGCGGGATTAGCCTTATTGTTTGCATTGCAGCAATTTCGTTTTAGTAATGAAGAAAAACAGCGTTTGTTGTGGTTTATTTTACTTGCGGTATTGATTGAAGCGCTATTGGGCTGGGCACAATACACCTTGTTCTCACAAGGTAACTTCATGGGTTACAACACCATACGTAACCGTCCCTACGGTATTTTTCAGCAACCAAATGTGATGGCAAGCTTTCTCTCTACTGGGTTAGTGCTTTCTGGCTATCTATTAGCAAGACAACCGCATACTAAATACCTGCACTGGCGCTACAAGTTAGTTTTACTGTATGCCACTCCTATATTAACCATCCCTCTACTCATTGTTCTCGCTTCTCGAACTGGGTGGTTGGGTGCACTAATATCTCTAGCGCTTCTATTGCCTTATGTTTATCGATTTGCGGCTCGAAATCGCAGCTACTTGTGGCTGAGCATGCTTGGTTTAGGATTTATAGTTGGAATTGGGCTGACACAAATAGGTAGCAATCAGTCACTGCTTCAACAAAAAACGGACCTCGAAAGTCCAAGGGCTTATACCTTTCCACAAACCTTAGATATGTTGATAGAGAGACCTCTATCTGGTTATGGCTATGGTCAGTTTGAGACTGAATATACGGTGTATACGGCAAGACAACACCAATTAAACTCTGATTACCCTGCCGGTCTCCCTGCCATGGATCACCCCCATAACGAACTATTATATTGGGGAGTCGAAGGTGGAGTTGTTCCTTTATTTGGTTTGTTGCTGGCAATGGGTTACGTATTGTACTGGCTGAACAAGGCAAAACACGGCACCCGCATCGGTATTCTGGCTCTATTTGTACCTATCGTGCTACATACACAACTAGAGTACCCCTTTTATCATTCTGCTATTCATTGGATTAGCTTCATCATCCTAATTTATTGGGTAGATCAACGAGGTGGCAGAGCCTACTTATTTAAATTTGGGCGGTCATCAAAACTCGCTTTACGCGTGTCGAGCCTGTTGCTGCCTATCTTTTGCAGTGTCTTCATGATATCAGCATTGCAAACCAATTATGTACTTACAAGCTTTGAACGTTCTAAGCCTAAAGACCCTAACATCTTAGACAAGGTCACAAACCCAGTAGTTTGGAAAGACAGGTATGAGTGGGATATTAACAGCACGTTTTTACAGTTAGGGCTCGCAACAAGGAACCCTAAATATATTCAAACCTTTATCGACTGGGCTCAAGAATTTGTGAAACATAAACCTAGGCCAGCCATATATAAAAATCTGATCATTGCCTATCAAGGACAATCAGAAGAGATGCTTGCTGAGGAGGTAAGAGGCGAAGCTAAGTTTCTGTTCCCTAAAGTAGATTTTGATAACATCTCATTGGTGACTGTAGAGCAAAAGACAGCTTCAGCCACTAACCAATAA
- the lysC gene encoding lysine-sensitive aspartokinase 3 has protein sequence MENTVSAINVAKFGGTSVANFEAMSRCANIIENNPSTKLVVISACSGVTNILVELANGVKDKAGREQLLQELVDLHFAIIGCLQSPDEIIPNINEILAKVSQCAEQASQQSSTQLTDQLVACGELMSTHILSQIIRERGHQVTRFDIRSVMKTTSNFGNAEPLLDDIKISAATHLIPLCEENIVITQGFIGSDYNNQTTTLGRGGSDYSAALIAEAVDATGLEIWTDVPGIYTTDPRIAPQAKPIQEISFSEASEMANFGAKILHPSTLLPALRHEIPVFVGSSKEPERGGTWVKQEVESVPLFRAVTLRGNQTLITLKSLSMFHAYGFLAKVFEILARHRVSIDLITTSEISVSLTLDRTHTQGGAPQLPAEALRELEELCSVEIEQNLSLVALIGNNMGQAKGTAKQIFGTLEDHNLRMICYGASSHNLCFLVHESSARHAVQQLHRQLFEG, from the coding sequence ATGGAGAACACTGTGTCAGCAATCAACGTTGCAAAATTCGGCGGTACCAGCGTCGCCAACTTCGAAGCGATGAGTCGCTGTGCAAATATTATTGAAAATAACCCCAGTACTAAATTAGTGGTCATTAGCGCCTGCTCTGGTGTTACCAATATTTTGGTTGAACTTGCAAATGGGGTAAAAGACAAAGCGGGTCGAGAACAACTATTACAAGAGTTAGTTGACCTCCATTTTGCTATTATAGGCTGCTTACAAAGTCCAGATGAAATCATACCTAATATCAATGAGATACTAGCTAAGGTATCTCAATGCGCAGAGCAGGCATCCCAACAAAGTTCTACCCAATTAACCGATCAATTGGTTGCTTGTGGTGAGCTGATGTCAACCCACATTCTAAGTCAGATAATCCGAGAGCGAGGCCATCAGGTTACTCGCTTTGATATCCGCAGTGTGATGAAAACCACCTCAAATTTTGGCAATGCGGAACCACTACTCGACGATATTAAGATTTCGGCTGCAACACACCTGATCCCTCTTTGTGAAGAGAATATCGTAATCACTCAAGGCTTCATCGGCTCAGATTACAATAACCAGACGACAACGTTAGGGCGTGGAGGAAGTGACTATAGTGCTGCATTGATAGCAGAAGCGGTAGACGCGACTGGTTTAGAAATATGGACTGATGTACCTGGAATCTACACAACCGATCCAAGGATTGCTCCACAAGCAAAACCTATTCAAGAAATCAGCTTTAGTGAAGCCTCGGAAATGGCCAATTTTGGAGCTAAAATTCTACATCCTTCAACGCTTCTCCCTGCTTTACGCCATGAAATCCCAGTGTTTGTTGGCTCATCCAAAGAACCGGAGCGAGGGGGAACTTGGGTAAAGCAGGAAGTAGAAAGCGTACCACTATTTAGAGCGGTAACCTTACGAGGTAACCAAACACTAATCACACTGAAAAGCCTTAGTATGTTTCATGCCTATGGGTTCTTAGCCAAAGTGTTCGAGATTCTAGCAAGGCATCGCGTATCTATTGACTTAATCACTACATCTGAGATTAGTGTTTCGTTAACGCTAGATCGCACTCATACCCAAGGAGGTGCACCTCAACTTCCAGCAGAGGCGTTACGGGAATTAGAAGAACTCTGTTCTGTAGAGATAGAACAGAATCTAAGCCTAGTTGCGCTGATTGGAAATAATATGGGACAGGCAAAAGGTACCGCTAAACAAATATTTGGCACCTTAGAAGACCATAATTTGCGAATGATTTGCTACGGTGCAAGTAGTCATAATCTTTGCTTTTTAGTGCATGAGTCATCAGCACGCCACGCCGTACAACAACTGCACCGTCAGCTATTTGAAGGTTAG
- a CDS encoding pyridoxal-phosphate-dependent aminotransferase family protein, with the protein MHSFTPPHRTLLGPGPSDISPQVLQALSRPTIGHLDPLFIGMMDEVKELLKYAFQTDNEFTIALSAPGSAGMEACFVNLIQPQEKVIVCRNGVFGERMRENVVRCGAQAVVVDDEWGTEVSLHKVQHVIDANPDAVAIAFVHAETSTGAISDAEAIAKLAQENDMLVIVDAVTSLGGVPLYVDKWGLDAVYSGSQKCLSCTPGLSPLTFSPKAIAKIQSRTTPIQSWFLDQSLVLGYWSGEGKRSYHHTAPVNSLYALHEALLMLKNEGLENAWQRHEQMHQLLKQGLTQLGIEFVVEEGQRLPQLNAIYIPSGVDDGDVRQRLLNDYNLEIGAGLGELSGKAWRIGLMGYGARKENVALCLHALQQVLR; encoded by the coding sequence ATGCACAGCTTCACCCCTCCACATAGGACACTACTTGGTCCTGGACCTTCTGATATTTCCCCACAGGTTTTACAGGCGCTTTCTCGTCCAACAATTGGTCACTTGGACCCGCTATTTATTGGCATGATGGATGAGGTAAAGGAGTTACTCAAGTATGCTTTTCAAACGGACAACGAGTTCACCATCGCCCTTTCAGCTCCAGGAAGTGCGGGTATGGAAGCGTGCTTTGTTAACCTAATACAGCCTCAAGAGAAGGTCATTGTATGTCGAAATGGTGTCTTCGGTGAGCGTATGCGTGAGAACGTAGTGCGATGTGGTGCGCAAGCGGTTGTAGTGGATGATGAATGGGGAACTGAGGTTTCTTTACACAAGGTGCAACACGTTATTGATGCAAACCCTGATGCAGTAGCCATAGCATTTGTACATGCTGAGACCTCTACCGGAGCAATTAGTGATGCTGAGGCCATCGCTAAACTGGCTCAAGAAAATGACATGCTAGTTATTGTTGATGCGGTTACCTCCCTTGGCGGAGTGCCTTTGTATGTCGATAAATGGGGCTTAGATGCAGTTTACTCGGGTAGCCAGAAATGTCTTTCTTGTACTCCTGGTCTATCACCTCTGACATTTTCACCAAAAGCGATAGCTAAGATCCAATCACGTACCACCCCTATTCAGAGTTGGTTTTTAGATCAAAGTTTAGTGCTTGGTTACTGGAGCGGTGAGGGGAAGCGCTCTTATCATCATACCGCTCCGGTAAATAGCTTATACGCTCTGCATGAAGCACTGTTGATGCTTAAAAATGAAGGGTTAGAGAATGCATGGCAAAGACATGAACAGATGCATCAATTACTTAAACAGGGTTTAACTCAACTCGGTATTGAGTTTGTTGTTGAAGAAGGTCAGCGTTTACCACAATTAAATGCCATTTATATACCATCAGGTGTTGATGATGGCGACGTTCGCCAGCGATTGCTCAATGACTACAATTTGGAAATTGGTGCGGGTCTAGGAGAGTTATCTGGTAAGGCGTGGCGTATCGGCTTGATGGGCTATGGCGCACGAAAAGAAAATGTGGCTCTGTGTTTGCATGCTTTGCAACAGGTACTGCGATAA
- the metH gene encoding methionine synthase, translating to MRSQIEAQLQQRILLIDGGMGTMIQNQKLEEADYRGERFADWHSDLKGNNDLLVLTQPQLIKQIHSQYLEAGADILETNTFNATTIAMADYDMESLSAEINFAAAKLAKQAAQEWTAKTPEKPRYVAGVLGPTNRTCSISPDVNDPGFRNVSFDELVIAYKESTLALIEGGSDLILIETVFDTLNAKACSFAVESVFDDLGYSLPVMISGTITDASGRTLSGQTTEAFYNSLRHVKPISFGLNCALGPDELRQYVEELSRISESYVSVHPNAGLPNAFGEYDLSAEDMAEQIGEWANSGFLNLVGGCCGTTPEHIQAMAEAVEGVSPRSLPEISNACRLSGLEPLTIEKETLFVNVGERTNVTGSARFKRLIKEELYEEALEVARQQVENGAQIIDINMDEGMLDAEACMERFLKLCASEPEISKVPIMVDSSKWEVIEAGLKCIQGKGIVNSISLKEGKEKFVAQAKLIRRYGAAVIVMAFDEVGQADTRERKLEICSNAYHILVDEVGFPAEDIIFDPNIFAVATGIDEHNNYAVDFIEAVADIKRELPHAMISGGVSNVSFSFRGNNYVREAIHAVFLYHCFKNGMDMGIVNAGQLEVYDNVPEKLRIAVEDVVLNRHSDATENLLEVAEAYRENSVGGQEDRSAQEWRTWPVTKRLEHALVKGITEFIIEDTEEARQQATKPLEVIEGPLMDGMNVVGDLFGEGKMFLPQVVKSARVMKQAVGHLEPYINSDKQVGRTNGKILLATVKGDVHDIGKNIVGVVLQCNNYEIIDLGVMVSCDKILKVAKEENVDIVGLSGLITPSLDEMVHVAKEMERLGFDLPLMIGGATTSKAHTAVKIEQNYSNPVVYVNNASRAVGVCTSLLSDELKGNFVEKLNLDYERVREQHARKRPKSKPITLEKARENRVAIDWATYTPPRPQTLEPIIIKDMDISILRQYIDWTPFFMTWTLMGKYPAILEHEEVGEEAKRLYQDANDLLDKVESEGIIKANGMCQLFPANSHGDDIEVYRDESRTEVIKTLHHLRQQTKKPKGFNYCLSDYIAPKESGKADWIGAFAVTGGIGERELADHYKAQGDDYNAIMIQAVADRLAEAFAEYLHQKVRTEIWGYSPDEQLGNEDLIREKYQGIRPAPGYPACPEHTEKGPLWELMDVENTIGMSLTSSYAMWPGASVSGWYFSNPECRFFAVAQIQEDQVKDYANRKGWDMLEAEKWLGPNING from the coding sequence ATGAGAAGCCAGATAGAAGCCCAATTACAGCAACGTATTTTATTGATTGATGGTGGCATGGGCACCATGATTCAAAATCAAAAACTCGAAGAAGCCGATTATCGTGGTGAACGTTTCGCCGATTGGCACTCTGATCTAAAGGGTAATAACGATTTACTGGTACTGACTCAGCCACAGCTGATTAAGCAGATACATTCACAGTATCTAGAAGCTGGCGCAGATATACTTGAAACCAACACCTTCAATGCCACCACTATTGCGATGGCTGATTACGATATGGAGAGCCTAAGCGCAGAGATAAATTTCGCGGCGGCTAAGCTTGCTAAACAAGCAGCGCAAGAGTGGACAGCAAAAACCCCAGAAAAACCACGTTATGTTGCTGGGGTACTTGGCCCGACTAACCGGACCTGCTCAATCTCACCTGACGTAAATGACCCAGGTTTTCGTAATGTCTCTTTTGATGAATTAGTTATTGCATATAAAGAGTCTACACTGGCACTTATTGAAGGTGGTAGTGACCTGATTCTTATCGAAACCGTATTCGATACATTGAATGCCAAAGCGTGTTCATTTGCTGTTGAGAGTGTATTTGATGATCTAGGGTATTCTTTACCCGTTATGATATCCGGTACTATTACCGATGCTTCTGGACGTACCCTTTCTGGGCAAACCACAGAAGCCTTCTATAACTCACTGCGTCATGTAAAACCTATCTCCTTTGGCCTGAACTGCGCTCTTGGTCCAGATGAACTGCGTCAGTATGTTGAAGAGCTGTCGCGCATTTCAGAAAGCTATGTATCTGTTCATCCAAATGCAGGTTTACCGAACGCTTTTGGTGAGTATGACCTTTCAGCTGAAGATATGGCGGAACAAATTGGCGAGTGGGCTAATTCTGGATTTTTAAATCTAGTTGGTGGTTGCTGTGGTACAACGCCCGAGCATATTCAGGCAATGGCAGAAGCTGTCGAGGGAGTATCTCCTCGTTCTTTACCTGAGATTAGCAATGCATGTCGTTTATCAGGCTTAGAGCCGCTGACCATCGAAAAAGAAACCCTGTTTGTTAACGTTGGTGAACGAACCAATGTAACCGGCTCTGCTCGCTTCAAGCGTTTAATCAAAGAAGAGCTTTATGAAGAAGCTCTCGAAGTCGCGAGACAGCAGGTAGAGAATGGTGCTCAAATCATAGATATCAACATGGACGAAGGCATGCTAGATGCCGAAGCCTGTATGGAGCGCTTTTTGAAGCTTTGTGCTTCAGAGCCTGAGATATCTAAGGTGCCTATAATGGTCGATTCTTCCAAATGGGAAGTTATCGAAGCGGGTTTAAAGTGCATCCAAGGTAAGGGCATTGTTAACTCGATCTCTTTAAAAGAGGGTAAAGAAAAGTTTGTAGCACAGGCCAAGCTTATTCGTCGTTATGGCGCGGCGGTTATCGTCATGGCATTTGATGAGGTCGGCCAAGCCGATACTCGGGAGCGTAAACTCGAGATCTGCTCTAATGCTTATCATATCCTTGTTGATGAGGTTGGTTTTCCTGCAGAAGATATCATCTTTGACCCCAATATTTTTGCGGTAGCAACCGGTATTGATGAGCACAATAACTATGCCGTGGACTTTATTGAGGCGGTTGCTGATATTAAACGAGAATTGCCCCACGCTATGATTTCTGGCGGCGTTTCTAATGTTTCGTTCTCATTTCGTGGTAACAACTATGTGCGTGAAGCTATTCATGCCGTTTTCCTATACCACTGCTTTAAAAATGGGATGGATATGGGGATTGTTAATGCAGGCCAACTTGAGGTCTATGACAATGTCCCTGAGAAGTTGCGTATTGCGGTAGAAGATGTCGTGCTTAACCGCCATTCTGACGCCACAGAGAACCTGTTAGAAGTTGCGGAAGCGTACCGTGAAAACAGTGTTGGCGGCCAAGAAGACAGGTCAGCACAAGAATGGCGCACATGGCCGGTAACAAAACGCTTAGAGCATGCGCTAGTTAAAGGGATCACCGAGTTTATTATCGAAGATACCGAAGAAGCACGACAGCAGGCAACGAAACCATTGGAGGTGATTGAAGGTCCTTTGATGGATGGGATGAATGTTGTTGGTGATTTATTTGGTGAAGGTAAAATGTTCCTACCCCAAGTAGTGAAATCTGCTCGGGTTATGAAGCAAGCTGTAGGGCACCTTGAACCCTATATTAATTCTGATAAGCAGGTTGGACGAACCAATGGCAAGATCTTACTTGCTACAGTAAAAGGCGATGTACACGATATCGGAAAAAACATTGTAGGGGTTGTGTTGCAATGTAATAACTATGAGATTATCGATCTTGGTGTCATGGTGTCTTGTGACAAGATCCTTAAAGTAGCAAAAGAAGAGAACGTAGATATTGTTGGTCTATCAGGTCTAATTACGCCTTCTTTGGACGAAATGGTGCATGTAGCTAAAGAGATGGAGCGTCTCGGTTTTGATTTACCTCTAATGATTGGGGGAGCAACAACCTCTAAAGCTCATACCGCAGTTAAAATTGAACAGAATTATTCTAATCCCGTGGTATATGTAAACAATGCATCGCGCGCCGTAGGGGTATGTACCTCACTGTTGTCTGATGAGCTCAAGGGCAATTTTGTAGAGAAACTAAACCTAGATTATGAACGAGTGCGTGAACAGCATGCTCGTAAGCGCCCCAAAAGTAAGCCTATCACCCTAGAGAAAGCACGTGAGAATCGAGTTGCTATTGATTGGGCTACTTATACTCCGCCTCGCCCGCAGACTCTAGAACCGATAATAATAAAGGATATGGATATATCCATACTTCGCCAATATATCGATTGGACACCATTTTTTATGACTTGGACTCTGATGGGTAAATACCCTGCAATTTTAGAGCATGAAGAGGTTGGTGAAGAAGCGAAAAGATTATATCAAGATGCTAACGATTTATTAGATAAGGTAGAATCTGAAGGTATCATCAAAGCCAATGGTATGTGCCAGCTTTTTCCTGCCAATAGTCATGGTGATGATATAGAGGTTTATCGCGATGAATCCCGTACTGAGGTGATAAAAACGCTACATCACTTACGCCAGCAGACCAAGAAACCAAAAGGATTTAACTACTGTTTAAGTGATTATATTGCGCCAAAAGAATCAGGAAAAGCAGATTGGATTGGAGCATTTGCGGTTACTGGCGGGATTGGAGAGCGTGAACTTGCTGACCATTACAAAGCGCAAGGTGATGATTATAATGCAATTATGATCCAAGCGGTTGCGGATAGACTTGCTGAAGCATTTGCTGAATATTTACACCAAAAGGTACGTACCGAGATTTGGGGGTACTCACCTGATGAGCAACTTGGAAATGAAGACCTTATCCGAGAGAAGTATCAGGGGATTCGTCCTGCACCTGGGTACCCAGCCTGTCCAGAGCATACCGAGAAAGGCCCATTGTGGGAGTTAATGGATGTCGAGAATACGATTGGTATGTCGCTGACTTCTAGCTATGCAATGTGGCCGGGAGCTTCAGTTTCAGGGTGGTACTTTTCAAACCCGGAATGTCGCTTTTTTGCTGTTGCTCAGATCCAAGAGGATCAAGTTAAAGATTATGCCAATAGGAAAGGTTGGGATATGCTTGAAGCTGAAAAATGGCTAGGGCCAAACATCAACGGGTAG
- the uvrA gene encoding excinuclease ABC subunit UvrA, producing the protein MDTIDVRGARTHNLKNISLTIPRDKLTVITGLSGSGKSSLAFDTLYAEGQRRYVESLSAYARQFLSLMEKPDVDHIEGLSPAISIEQKSTSHNPRSTVGTITEVYDYLRLFYARVGEPRCPEHKVPLAAQTISQMVDKVIALPEGSKMMLLAPIVKERKGEHVKTFENLVAQGFIRARVDGDICDLSDPPTLELHKKHTIEVIVDRFKVREDLKQRLAESFETALELSGGIAVVSPMDKHREEDEIIFSANFACPYCGYSMQELEPRLFSFNNPAGACHTCDGLGVQQYFDEQMVVLDDSLSIADGAIKGWDQKNYYYFQMLSALAEHYDFDLFSPFNSLSKKIRDIILKGSGRTEIEFKYINDRGDIRVKTHPFEGILNTLERRYRDTESNSVREELSKYISTRSCSSCGGTRLREEARNVFINDTPLPAIVEMSISDAMQFFIDLKLEGQKAQIADKIMKEINDRLHFLVNVGLNYLNLSRSAETLSGGEAQRIRLASQIGAGLVGVMYVLDEPSIGLHQRDNERLLGTLTHLRDLGNTVLVVEHDEDAIRTADHIIDIGPGAGVHGGHVVAQGNYQQIIDTEDSLTGQYLKGTKQIAVPAQRTPVDKKKLLVLEGASGNNLKQVDLTIPCGLFTCVTGVSGSGKSTLINDTFFKLAHRELNGATTSIPSPFKKINGLQHFDKVIDIDQSPIGRTPRSNPATYTGIFTPIRELFAGTQEARSRGYKPGRFSFNVRGGRCEACQGDGVIKVEMHFLPDVYVPCDSCKGKRYNRETLEVRYKGKTIDQVLEMTVEDAHAFFEPVPVIARKLKTLIDVGLSYIRLGQAATTLSGGEAQRVKLARELSKRDTGKTLYILDEPTTGLHFHDIQQLLSVLHRLRDHGNTIVVIEHNLDVVKTADWIVDLGPEGGHGGGEIIATGTPEEVALVKGSHTAHFLKPMLKL; encoded by the coding sequence ATGGATACTATCGACGTCCGCGGTGCCCGCACTCACAACCTTAAGAATATTAGCCTTACTATTCCTCGCGATAAACTGACGGTCATAACCGGTTTATCCGGGTCAGGAAAATCCTCATTAGCCTTTGATACCCTATATGCAGAAGGGCAACGCAGATATGTAGAATCACTGTCTGCTTATGCTCGGCAATTCCTATCGCTAATGGAGAAGCCGGATGTCGACCACATAGAGGGTCTATCTCCTGCCATTTCAATTGAGCAAAAATCAACCTCTCATAATCCACGTTCCACGGTTGGTACCATCACCGAGGTTTATGACTATTTACGACTTTTCTATGCTCGTGTTGGTGAGCCTCGATGCCCTGAACATAAGGTTCCTCTTGCTGCGCAAACTATTAGCCAGATGGTTGATAAGGTCATTGCTTTACCCGAAGGCTCTAAGATGATGTTGCTGGCACCTATCGTCAAAGAGCGTAAAGGTGAGCATGTAAAAACCTTTGAGAACCTTGTCGCACAAGGCTTTATTCGTGCTCGCGTAGATGGTGACATTTGCGATCTTTCAGATCCTCCGACTTTAGAGCTACATAAGAAGCATACCATCGAGGTTATTGTTGATCGCTTCAAGGTTAGAGAAGACCTCAAGCAACGCTTAGCTGAATCATTTGAGACTGCATTAGAACTTTCCGGTGGTATCGCGGTTGTATCTCCGATGGATAAACACCGAGAAGAAGATGAGATTATCTTCTCTGCTAATTTTGCTTGCCCTTATTGCGGCTATAGTATGCAAGAGCTAGAGCCAAGGTTGTTTTCATTTAATAATCCGGCAGGAGCTTGCCACACTTGTGATGGCCTAGGTGTTCAACAATATTTTGATGAACAAATGGTTGTGCTAGACGATAGCCTCAGTATTGCCGATGGCGCAATAAAAGGCTGGGATCAGAAAAACTACTACTACTTTCAAATGTTGAGTGCCCTTGCTGAACATTATGACTTTGATCTATTTTCACCGTTTAACTCTTTATCCAAAAAGATCCGCGATATCATCCTCAAGGGATCAGGCCGAACCGAGATCGAGTTCAAATACATCAATGATCGTGGTGATATTCGAGTTAAAACCCACCCCTTCGAAGGCATCTTAAATACGCTCGAGCGCCGATATAGGGATACAGAATCCAACTCGGTACGCGAAGAGCTCTCTAAATATATCTCAACTCGTTCATGCTCAAGCTGTGGTGGAACACGACTTAGAGAAGAAGCGCGCAATGTATTTATCAATGATACTCCCCTACCCGCTATCGTAGAGATGAGTATTAGTGACGCAATGCAGTTTTTTATTGATCTTAAGCTAGAGGGACAAAAAGCCCAGATTGCAGATAAGATCATGAAGGAGATCAACGATCGACTGCATTTCTTAGTTAACGTTGGCTTAAATTACTTAAACCTTTCTCGAAGCGCAGAAACCTTATCTGGCGGCGAGGCTCAACGTATCCGGCTTGCTAGTCAAATTGGAGCTGGGTTGGTTGGCGTCATGTATGTACTTGATGAGCCTTCAATTGGTCTACATCAACGCGATAACGAGCGCTTACTTGGAACCCTAACTCACTTAAGAGACTTAGGTAATACGGTATTGGTCGTAGAACACGATGAAGATGCGATTCGTACTGCGGATCATATTATCGATATCGGTCCAGGCGCAGGTGTACATGGTGGGCATGTCGTGGCTCAAGGTAATTATCAGCAGATTATTGATACTGAAGACTCCCTCACTGGGCAATACTTAAAAGGCACCAAACAGATCGCGGTTCCAGCGCAGCGAACACCCGTTGATAAGAAAAAATTACTAGTATTAGAAGGGGCCAGCGGTAATAACCTAAAACAGGTGGACCTTACTATTCCTTGCGGACTCTTTACCTGTGTAACTGGGGTTTCTGGGTCCGGCAAATCCACGCTGATCAACGATACCTTTTTTAAACTCGCCCATCGTGAATTAAATGGTGCGACCACCAGCATACCGAGCCCATTCAAGAAAATTAATGGCCTGCAACATTTTGATAAGGTCATCGATATAGACCAGAGCCCAATAGGGCGCACACCGCGCTCTAATCCTGCAACCTATACCGGTATTTTTACACCTATCCGTGAGTTGTTCGCTGGAACTCAAGAAGCACGTTCACGCGGTTATAAGCCTGGCCGCTTCAGCTTTAATGTTCGAGGGGGGCGCTGTGAAGCTTGCCAAGGAGATGGGGTAATTAAGGTTGAAATGCATTTTCTACCTGATGTTTATGTCCCTTGTGACTCCTGTAAAGGTAAGCGCTACAACCGTGAAACCCTTGAGGTTCGCTATAAAGGCAAAACCATTGATCAGGTTCTTGAAATGACGGTTGAAGATGCGCATGCCTTTTTCGAACCTGTACCTGTAATTGCTCGTAAGCTTAAGACTCTAATTGACGTCGGTTTATCTTATATTCGACTTGGTCAAGCCGCGACGACGCTCTCTGGTGGTGAGGCTCAGCGGGTCAAGTTAGCACGCGAATTATCAAAACGAGATACAGGGAAAACACTGTATATTTTAGATGAGCCGACCACAGGCCTGCATTTTCACGACATTCAACAACTACTTAGCGTATTACATCGCTTGCGTGATCACGGTAATACTATTGTTGTTATTGAGCACAATCTCGATGTTGTTAAAACCGCAGACTGGATTGTAGACCTTGGCCCTGAAGGTGGACACGGTGGTGGTGAGATCATAGCTACCGGCACCCCTGAAGAGGTTGCACTGGTAAAAGGTTCTCATACTGCTCATTTTCTTAAACCTATGCTTAAGCTGTAG